DNA from Podarcis muralis chromosome 13, rPodMur119.hap1.1, whole genome shotgun sequence:
TACCTGCGAGGAAAGAAACCAGAGAGGGACAAGAAACATGACAAAGGGAAGAATGTGAGCAACCATGGTCCCTGGTGGTTAAGGAAGCTTAAAGACTGAGAGAGTTCAGCAGTGGGAACCCATCATGCAGCAGATGAGCAGCCCTGCAGAaaagtccccctcccctccttcagatTCAGCTTGTGAGGTTAAGAAGAGAACTAAGATGCTGAGTGAATTtgactcttagaatcatagaatcatagagttggaagagaccacaagggccatcgagtccaaccccctgccaagcaggaaacaccatcagagcactcctgacatatggttgtcaagcctctgcttaaagacctccaaagaaggagactccaccacactccttggcagcaaattccactgtcaaacagctcttactgtcaggaagttcttcctaatgtttaggtggaatcttctttcttgtagtttggatccattgctccgtgtccgcttctctggagcagcagaaaacaacctttctccctcctctatatgtcatccttttatatatttgaacatggctatcatatcaccccttaacctcctcttctccaggctaaacatgcccagctcccttagctgttcctcataaggcatcgtttccaggcctttgaccattttggttgccctcctctggacacgttccagtttgtcagtgtccttcttgaactgtggtgcccagaactggacacagtactccaggtgaggtctgaccagagcagaatacagtggcactattacttcccttgatctagatgcagACTGCTTTATTCTAAAAATAGAGATTCCAGAGCTTTAGGCTGAGAGAAAGGCACCTCCCAGCCTGGAAATTCCTCCCTTTTCATCGCAGATGGGTGGGGGCTGACTGTGGTCATTCACTGGTAATAAAAAGGCACTCTGCACTTGCTCTGGGGAATCGTCTTTCTGACTACTGTTTCACATGATCCATAGGCCTTGAAAATCAGTCCGGTGGAGGCCTTGCTAGTAAACTCTGATCTCATGCTGCACAAACCAACTATTAATAAAAGGTCACTTAATGACattaagcattattattattctttattaaatttatataccacctttcatccaaggatcacagggtttACAGTGTTACATGTAGCTTAGTTCAGATCACAAATGTGACTAACTTGAGAACTTGATCACACACTTCCAACAATTTATAGAGGTGCTTTCTCAGCCATAAATAGTAGACTCTCAGACTGAAAAcagcaaaaacactaattaagaatAGTTGCTTCCAAGTAGCATAGTAAGATTTATTACAGAAAAGGTGTTGTCATGCAAGTGGCAGAAGCTGAAGTCATTGTCTCTTAAGCCCAGTACCCCGATTTAAGCTGCAACCCTAAAGCACACTTgtttgggaataagccccactgaaacagtgaaatttatttctgagtaaacatgcatagggctgCAGTTAACAAAACCCACCAGGGAAATTAACCTGAGCATTATGGTACCACACAATCACCATTCACCTTGGTGAGTCAAAGAAAGACATTAAGTGCTTAAGATAGTCTGTTAAATGACCAATACATATATGGTGGTGAAGCTGAGATCCCAGGGGAAATCAGCCATATCTGACACGTGTATTGATACTCGGTAATTTTTAGCTACTACTTTCCCAACATGACCTTCTCTACCCTCTTGAACTTTTTGAGCTCAGCAGATAATTCCCAGTATCGAAGGTAGAGCCACATTAGCCTTCCATTCTGACGTTTATTGGTGTTAAGCAAATTACTGCAATAGGTATCATGCCTGAAAATATCTTTTAAGCCAGTTTCCAGGTCCAGGTCCACAGCAACTGGGTCAGTTGCTGCTCTAATCAGCAAATTCTTCTCCACTTCCAGTCGCCGGTGTCTTGGTAGCACAAGGCTACAGTAGATGTCCTGCCTTTCCGTAAGAGCATCTTCAAAATCTTTTAGTAAAGCAGTTGCTCTCTTTTGCCACTGCTCTTCCTTCTCCAGGCAATTCTGATACAAAGCACCGGCAGCTCCAGAGTGCTGCAGAATCTGCTTCTCGTGTTCTAATTTTGTACGTTCTTGTTCCAGAGTTCTTCTTTCTTCTACCAGTTTACGGCTCTGAGAGACAAGGGCTTCACGGTAACTTACTGTCCTGTTCCGTTCCTTTTCCAGTTCCAGTTCCAAATGGGCAACTGTGCGGCGGTTTTCTGTGATTATGTCACGATATTTAGATTCAAGTTCTCTCTGTACCAATGAGAGC
Protein-coding regions in this window:
- the CCDC127 gene encoding coiled-coil domain-containing protein 127, which produces MNNLNDPPNWNIQPNARDDEGHGSKWNYALLVPMLGLAAFRWIWSRESQKEIERERKDIYRKLSLVQRELESKYRDIITENRRTVAHLELELEKERNRTVSYREALVSQSRKLVEERRTLEQERTKLEHEKQILQHSGAAGALYQNCLEKEEQWQKRATALLKDFEDALTERQDIYCSLVLPRHRRLEVEKNLLIRAATDPVAVDLDLETGLKDIFRHDTYCSNLLNTNKRQNGRLMWLYLRYWELSAELKKFKRVEKVMLGK